aaggacactaaactatctaaactactacatgccacaaggggccacaacagtggttcccttaacccacgcACCAATAtcgttaatctatccaactatactcttagcccagcagaagaatctgtcccatctcggggcctttccttttgcccctccacccccactaacatgatacagttctgtggtgatctagaatctattttcgacatctctgactcaaggaatatttccaacacacctctgaacaacatactaacccacagagaccttcctaccaacactacaaaaagaaggattctggatggactcctcttgaaggtcgaaacaacagactggacttcttcaTAGAGTGCTTCCGCGGACGTgtatgggctgaaattgtggaaaaacagcatcacttgccccataacctcagccatgcagaacacaatgccatccacagcctcagaaacaactctgacatcataatcaaaaaggctgacaaaggaggtgctgtcgtcatcatgaataggtcggaatatgaacaagaggctagtaggcagctctccaacaccactttctaaaagccattaccctctgatcccactgatggttaccaaaagaaattacaccatttgctcaagaaactccctgaaaaaccacaagaacaaatccgcacagacacacgcctagaaccccgacctggggtattccatctgctacccaagatccataaacatggaaatcctggacgccccatcatctcaggcattggcaccctgacagcaggattgtctgctatgtagactccctcctcaggccctatgctaccagcactcccagctatcttcgagacaccactgacttcctgaggaaactacaatccatcggtgatcttcctgaaaacaccatcctgtccactatggatgtagaagccctctacaccaacattccacacaaagatggactacaagccgtcaggaacagtatccccgatactgtcacggctaacctggtggctgaactttgtgactttgtcctcacccataactatttcacatttcgggacaatgtataccttcaaatcagtggcactgcgatgggtacccacatggccccacagtatgccaacatttttatggctgacttagaacaacacttcctcagctctcatcccctaatgcccctactctacttgagctacactgatgacatcttcatcatctggacccatggaaaagaagcccttgaggaattccaccatgatttcaacaatttccatcccaccatcaacctcagcctggaccagtccacacaagagatccacttcctggacactatggtgctaataagcgatggtcacataaacaccaccctatactggaaacctactgaccgctatcctacctacatgcctctagctttcacccagatcacaccacaggatccattgtctacagccaagctctatgatacaaccgcatttgctccaacccctcagacagagacaaacacctacaagatctccatcaagcattcttacacctacaatgcccacctgctgaagtgaagaaacagattgacagagccagaagagtacccagaagtcacctactacaggacaggcccaacaaagaaaataacagaacgccactagccatcagcttcagcccccaactaaaacctctcaaacacatcatcaaggatttacatcctatcctaaaggacgacccatcactctcacagatcttgggagacaggccagtccttgcttacagacagctccccaacctgaagcaaatactcaccagcaaccacacaccacacaacagaaccactaatccaagaacctatccttgcaacaaagcccgttgccaagtctatccacatatctattcaggggacaccatcatagggcctaatcacatgagccacattatcagagacttattcacctgcgcatctaccaatgtgatatatgccatcatgtgccagcaatgcccctctgccatgtacattggtcaaactggacagtctctacgtaaaagaataaatggatacaaatcagacatcaagaattataacattcaaaaaccagtcggagaacacttcaatctctccggtcacatgattacagacctgagagtggctatacttcaacaaaaaaacttcaaaaacagactccaacaagagattgctgaattggaattaatttgcaaactggatacaattaacttaggcttgaatagagactgggagtggatgggtcgttacacaaagtaaaactatttccccatgttatttccccctcctcatccccaactgttcctcagacgttcttgtcaactgctggaaatggcccatcttgattatcaccataaaaggttttcttcctcccccccctcctgctggtaatagctcatcttaagcgatcactctccttacagtgtgtatgataaaacgcattgtttcatgttctgtgtgtgtgtatataaatctccccactgtattttccactgaatgcatccgatgaagtgagctgtagctcacgaaagcttatgctcaaataaatttgttagtctctaaggtgccacaagtactccttttctttttgtgaatacagactaacatggctgctactctgaaacctgattccaGACAGCTTCCCCATTCAGGATAGCTCTTAAGTTTACTTGCTTGAAGTCCAAGGATTGTCAACTTGAGCTTAAGTGCTCTCCTGAATTGGGCCCTTAGTCCCAATTCAAACGCTCTCAATTCTGATGCCTTTGGATGTTAGCTCAAGAGCAGAGCGAGGTTCAGCTATCCTCTCTCACCACTAGTACTGCCTTGGAAAGTCTGAATAGCACAGCTCTAGAATTACTGTCCTACACCAGATTTTTGGAGCGTGAAGGTGATAAGGCTCCACAGCTCAGAACATTTCACTGTGGCTTAGTCTATTTTAGAAAGTTTTACCAGTAAAATGTTACTGCTATCGCCCCAGGCTTCCCTGCATCCACACTCAGATCTGAGTCCTGCGAACAAAAGCCTGAACTTTTGCTGGTAAAATTAAACCAGTCTTCAGACAGTATGATTCTACTGGCAGGATGCCTGTGTGGACGCAGCAGTACCTGTATGGACAAATACAGTCCTCCAGCAAGAAACCCACAATGCAACAGTCCCTGCAGCAGTGACCTCTCTGGTCAAAGTTTTTAACTCTGCTGCCCCGGGGTCACAGTGACTGAAATCTGCCCCCCTGTAAAGCATGTTCTGGAAATACCTCTTTCCCCACCTGCCACCTTTACAACCACAGCGGAACAAGCATGGCTCCAGCTGCATCGTGTGTTGCCATCTGTCGTGGAAAGGTGCTGCTCAGGCACAGCTGTGGAATTCCCACAGGAACAGAGATCTAGCTGTTGACATTGCAAAGAAGATGCAGAAGCTGGGTTACAACATGGACAAGAACCAACGGTGGGCAAAGGGGAAGAAGCTGTGGCAGGTTTACCAGGAGCAAAGGAGAACAAAGTCTGGCACTGCTCCCAACAGCTACCGCTATTATAAAGGTTTCGATGTCACACTGAGTCAGGATTGCACCCTGGACCTGCAGGCTGAGGAGAAGCTGAATGAGGAGAGGGATGTGGAATATGCAGCCCAACCAAGAACCAGGGGCCCTTGGAAACCCAGCTGAACGCAAAGAGAGAACTCAACACTGGGGAAGGGGCCTAAGGTAGGTGTAATTTACTGCCCCCCCCCAAGTAATGCACAACATACTTTCTTCAGAGCTCCTGAAACTTCaatctcctccctttttcctcTCCCACTCTCAAAATGGCACTGGACTCTGCAAGGAACAAAGAAATTCTGTTTTAAAGTAGCTGGTTTATTTTAAGAGCATGAACTGGCAGTAACAGGCAAACCTTTTGCCAGTACTTTTGCTTCCATTCAGAGTACACACTTCTTCCTGCAATGCTTGCGGGTAACCAAATCATATGCACtccatagaaaaagaaaaaaaaacctgattgcATTGATTGTAAACTCAATGCAAACCAGTAAGTGACAATTCAAACTACATGATTTTGCAGAAAATGCTTTGTAAACGGATTGTTTTCAGGTGTTCAAGACCAGAACACATTACCAGCAGGCTGTGATTAGATGCAGGAAAGTGGTAGAAACAGTGTGTGGTTAACTGGTGGGGAGCTGGCTTGGACTGGCTCACATTGTTATCTGGCAGTCATAGGGGCCCTTTGCCACTTGTGGAGGTTCCCATTTATCTTTGCCTGCACAGCTTTCTGGCCCTCTGGGACAATTTCACTGAACTTTTCACTCAAGTAGAATGTGATCTTTGCTCAGACATTTCTCCTGCCAGAGTAGGGCACCTTCCCCACCACTCTGTACAGGACCTCTCAGGGGATCATTGCTACAAAGATGCTGTCAGTATGAAGAGCTCCAGGCAACCATGTCCCTTTCATTCAGAGCCAATGAACAATAGGGAAGACTGCTTTGAATACACCTTCTCTGACCTGCACCTTGCACCCAAAGCAACTAGCACCTtgcactttcttttttaatagcaGCCAAATGTGAATGAACTCTGCCAAAatagctgtgttggcaggagTATTCTGGGAGAACTTTCGGCAGTAAAACTTTCGAATGTAGGCAGGACCTGTCTGTAGGCATACTTCACTGCATTAGTGCCTGGTTCCCACCCAAACCACCCTTTGATGTTGCTTATTCTAGctctagtttctctctctcagttgaagtgtttttgaatgttactgaACAATAAGGAACTGTTTAGGGCTAATAGATGACTAGTTCCAAAGTTGCAGAAGATGTTTAAAGACTGAATCAGTATTCTTGTTCTTTTCCAGCAGAGGTCCTCACCTCCTTCACCCACCAGCCTGACCAAGGGTGGATGTCAAGGGAAATCTCTCCCACGCTCATTCTGTAAGTCGAGTCAGTTTCCCTCCTTTAGGGCTCCTATATAAATCAATTGCATTAAGAGCTAAAGAATTTGCAAGCTACGGCAACTGGCCAGCAAACACTGTTCTGTGCTCAAGCCCACTTTACTCACAAATTTGGATAATGGTGGTTGAGAGTCTCTTAGATGATATAGTGCACCAACCCTGCGCTAGTCACACCATTCTGAGCAGTGTGGCTGGTGATGCACCTTGAGTTTAAAAGTCACACTGATGGGAGTCACATTGAGGTGGAGGAgaactggataataaattcatactgcCCCCGTGGAAAGCATTAACTGGCAATATTGCCATTATTGCCAGTAACTCCTAAAATTGCCGCAGCTGAAAGAGAAATGTTtaggaaaaaagtttgtttttttactatttttccctttgtttgctTTGCGTGAGTGACAGCACTTTGACTATAGACAGTTTCCCTAACAGTTGTCTGTTACAGTGAAaagtaaactattttaaaaacaagagacTGTAGGGACGGGGgggtaatttgattttttttaacagcaaacagtggattagatttcaagttgattgtGCCCCTTTAACACTGTTTtcctgttaaaaaaataaataaataaaaccagccACTCTTTATTAGCCTCTCGGGAACAAACAGTAATGAGATAATTTAACAAACATGGGCATCATCACAGAAGAGTTCTATCTCTCTCTTTGCCGGCTGACCCATAACATTTCCAGCCTCTCTTACCCACCAGGATGCAATcctgcccattgaagtcaatgggagttttgccattgacaacAAAATGCTATTTTCCCCATGCTTCATGATGCATATCAACTGTCCTGCTGTTTGACAGCCTGGTTGTTTTGCAGGTGTATGATGATGGTAGCAGTAAGCACAAACCCGGATGAGGAGAGATGCAAACAATGGGGGTGCCAACACCAGAGCCTGCATATGTTGACGTGGACAAAGGACTAACATTAGCATGTTTTGTCTTCCTTTGCCTTTTCTTGATTGTCATGATTATTCGCTGTGCAAAAGTCATCATGGACCCTTACAGCGCTATTCCAACTTCCACATGGGAGGAGCAGCACCTGGGTGACTGAAAGGACACTGCGGGAAGCTTTCACAGCACAATCTGGAAGGCCTTTTCATTCAGAGAAGGTGAACGTATATTAAACCGAGATACAGAGTGGTGCAAATACCTCTGACAGCATATTGATTAAATTTTCTTGCATAGCAGGTTGTAGACATCATTGTGTCCCTATCGGATGGTACAGCCTATTTCTGTTATAACCTTCACATATTAACAAGAGAAATTACGATTGTAACTTGAATAGCACAAAAGCTTTCTAGGCAATAAGGCTCCCTTAAAGCTTCTAATATAAACCTCAACCTGACCTTCTTCCTTAAGGAATATTGTCTATATTGTTTCCAATAAATAAGGGGATGGGTAGCTATCAGTACTTGGAAAAGTAATAAGGGCTTTTGAACTTTCTTTGACAACCGCTTGCTTGCAATATGTTTGTCAGTTATTTTTGTGTGGTTCTTAAGGCTATGAAAATGCCAGACCTTATAGGTGTGCAAAGTTTAAGACTATGAAAAATGCCACCAAGATCTCCTGGGAATTTCTGCCCCTGGGATGTCAGTGAATGTAAGTCCGAAAGAAGTACATACGGTGgagaagagagatgtgcacaaaCTTATTCTTGGCTAACTGAGTTCTAGGCACACACTTCCACTACAGTATTTTAGAAATGTACTTCCAAGGGTCACAATTATGAAATACACaaaacttgtaaaaagaaaaggagtacccgtggcaccttagagactaacaaatttattagagcataagctctgtgtgtgtgtgtataaatctctcctctgctttttccaccaaatgcatccgatgaagtgagctgtagctcacgaaagcttatgctctaataaatttgttagtctctaaggtgccaagggtactccttttctttttgcgaatacagactaacacggctgctactctgaaacaaaacttgTGATGATTTTCAAATGAGCAGATGTACAATTGCTCCCATCTTTTATTTACAGTTGTTAAGAATCAGTCTTGCTGCTACCCATCTGGGTTGCACAAGATTAAAGAAGCAAAGGCAAGAGAAGAAGAGAGATCTCAGAACTAGCTACTCTAGATAAGATGGTGTTATATTTTTCTACTGGTCAGTAAGAAAGAAGAGTATTTAGCAACAAATTATAATGTGCATTCTGCCGTGGCAAAATTAAGTACTCTTAATAGAAGAACTTTTCACaaaattgtaatataaatatctGCCCAATTTCCCCCGTTAACCATTCACTAAGTATTgtagataaggaggagaaagggcTTCAAAGAGTTCCCAGATTATATTGTGCAGTTCTGAGGTTTGGAGGGAAAGAAATTCCCTCCAAAAATAAATCCTAGGTTCTATATTCCCTGAAGACTTTCAATCCTGTCTCTATTGCAAAAATTTACCCACAGCTGCCTTCCTGCAGTGACTACAGGTTTTGTTCAAGGGAGTCCAAGGAACTACTAGAGTAATGAGGAGTTTATACTACAGGAGTCATGCTGCAGATGGTAGGTCTCAACTAGAATGGTCATGGGTGCATCCGTGAGGAACCAGTTTCCACCAAACTTGGAGGTATCCAGCTACCCACATACAGAGGGGGGTATTTAGCTATTTGCCCCCTATATTCCCAACTCCGTGACTATGCTGCCAGGTGCCTTTCCCTGATAAGGTTGTCTCCATGTGGTAGGGTGCATTGTACAGGAAGGGGGTATCCAATGGTTGGAGCAAGGAATTAGGAATCAGGGCTTCTTGgtttctagtctcagctctgtcacagacaTGCTACTTGaccaggcaagtcacttcatttctctgtgcctcactttacTCATCTGTAAACTGAGCCACCATAATATTTGCCTGCCTCCCACTGTGCTCTGAATCTTAATCAATATCAAAAAAGAACTTGGAGATCCGTAAATAAGAAGCACTGCATATAGGTACAAAGTATTAATTTATTGTAATTATTTGTGAAGTTGGAATAAAGGGACTGGTTGAGTCTCATTATAGGGTAGGTTAAATTCCCCCATTTCAGAGGAACCCCATAAGATGCTCTTCACCATTTAGTCCCTGccttaaggaccagattctgcgtTTCTTACTCCTGGTTCTTAGCACCTTGCTCCATTAATAATCCTGTTGGTTTCAGAAGGATTctttgtggagtaaggtgctattcCACATGACTAAGGGCATCCAAATCTGGCTCTAAGGGGTGTGGAGAGCATTGTTCAGAACTTCtgcactgggatgaatttcaccctctgttcATTTCTGGTGTTCATTTGGGAGAAAGGAGTTTACTATAGATGCTAGGATCTACCTGGATAGTGCAGCTCTCTTCCCAGTTACCTGACCTGGTTGAATTACTCATTGCCAGTAATTTAGCTGACAAGTTTAGCTCTTATTTCTGTTGGCCAGTTGTGGATTTTTACAATGTGAACATTATTCAACATAGTGTGTGCAAACAAATTGCTGTCTATTTTGTTCATGGCTGGGGCACTATGAGTATCTCTTTACACTATATGAGTTATTGCCtaggtcacatggtattgtttctgctccctgactgggtGGCTCAATTTTGTCACCCGTAGTCACGTTGAATAGTATCTTACATTGAGTTTACTGGGACTACTTGCAGAGTCCAACAAGAGTAAGGGGAACAGAATCAGTCCCTTGATTAGCAAGAGTCACTTTTTTGTTCGTGAGTTACCTGCGCGCCTAACTGCTCAGCTAATCGACAGTGCAAATGAGGCTTGTGATAGCCATTTTCAGTGTGAACACTCTGGTGAATGTTTATCTGCACCCATGATACTTTGGTTTACCCTAGGGTCACAAACAggaccccaatccagcaaaacacgCAACCACCTTAGAGCTGCTGTTTGGGAATTCAACACAAGGGACGCTACCTATGGATATGTCTATTTTCTTCTAATAATGCATTTCTGTTTCAGCTGTAATCTCCCTGATTCATCCTTCTGTTGGTAAAAGGTGAAATCCTCATGCTTAGGATTTCCATAAGCATCTACCCAGTCATCTAAGACCTTTCCATTTGAAGTTCATATCTACACACGGCTATTTCATTTCTTCACTGATCATGCAAACATGACCTGATTTCTGTGCATCCCAGTCTGCTGCCACCTCACTCGCATAACCCCCAGGTTTCTTTGGGGCTATCTGTAAAAGGGAATGCTAACTTCTGTGTCAAAAGCAAAAACACTCCTTATTTCTTGCCTTCTGAGTGTCAACTTGGCAATTTCTtgcctgtcttttaatcagcacaCATTATTCTAATGCACACATAATCCTGATTCTGCAATCCCAACGTCACATAacttcccttgaagtcaatggaagttttgcgtTAGAAACAGCTGCAGCATTGAGCATGGATAATCATTTAAACTGCATGTAACAAGTGCCTCGGCTACTtcgttttattttaaataattattctctACTTACAATCAGCAAACCTACTCATCTTGTAGTGAATGTGTTTATCTAATACAATAAATGGCCTCAACACagaacttcagagtagcagctgtgttagtctgtatccacaaaaagaaaaggaggacttgtggcaccttagagactaacaaatttatttgagcataagctttcgtgagcttcagctcacttcatcggatgcattcttcttttttaaaaataaggccaTTCGGGTTCTCTCCTGGTCTTCACAATCCATTCTGCTGTTCTCTACTGTCTGAATTGTTCATTGGACTGTAAAGGACTAGACTGTAACTTTATCCTCTACCCGGAGTCAAAGGTGGCAAGTAGAGCAGAGACTCAGTCAGAATTCCCTGCCTCTTTTGTCCAAGAGAAGAATAAGTTGCTTCACTCCTTTTCATAGAGCAGCTTCATGCCCCACAGCTACTATGGCTGGCAAATGGGAGTGCCTCCCACTGTCCCTATCCTTTTTTTCCAGCTTGCTGACAGCCCAGTGTGTCAGACAAGTTGCCAGTGCTCTCCTCACCACTCTGGAATCACAATCTGAGCAGGGCCAAGCCAGGGGAGTCAGAGGGAACCAATTCCCCTGTAGCCCCTGTGTATGCTGAGTAAGGGCTGTGGCAATCTAGCCAAAGGGAGGTGTCCCAAGGTAGAATTATGGGGGAAATttttgtggccagattttcaaatctggggtgaACCGGAGCACAGTGTTCTCGCTGCTCCTGCAAACTCCACCTTTGTGCATGTAGCTCACATACATAATCAACGCTGTTGCACTAACAAGTGGCCAGTTGCATGTACATGCTGCTCTGGTGCAACTGCTGCACTgtctttgaagatctggccctttgtaCCTTGATCCTTTGCAATTTTAACCCTATTGCATAAGGGGGGAGGCGTGTTGACAAGGATTCTAGGCAGGTGCAAACTCAATTAATGCATCATCTAAAATAAT
Above is a window of Dermochelys coriacea isolate rDerCor1 chromosome 10, rDerCor1.pri.v4, whole genome shotgun sequence DNA encoding:
- the CTXND1 gene encoding cortexin domain-containing 1, which encodes MQTMGVPTPEPAYVDVDKGLTLACFVFLCLFLIVMIIRCAKVIMDPYSAIPTSTWEEQHLGD